A DNA window from Malus domestica chromosome 12, GDT2T_hap1 contains the following coding sequences:
- the LOC103431072 gene encoding probable LRR receptor-like serine/threonine-protein kinase At3g47570, which produces MHINSFEGGIPPSLGNCQNLLVLTLYNNNLTGNIPQKLMELSTLSIGLDLSDNYLTGSLPSKVGDLVHLTLLNVSNNKLSGEIPSTLSSCTSLEGLFLDDNKFEGTIPQSLKDLKGLEELDISSNNLSEQIPEVIGKLGALKYLNLWYNDFEGELPKAGIFSNVKGASVLGNHRLCGGIPQLHLPTCPKNKHHSSRGLLSPKVVIPISCALAFIIALSCFFGARSMLKKSRGGLVTSRSYKDWKLGVSYSQLVESTNGFSVDNLIGSGSFSSVYKGVIPSDGTVVAVKVLNLQQQGASKSFNDECKALRSVRHRNLVKIITACSSIDNHGTDFKSLVFEFMPNGNLDSWLHPRDEEQSPSKRLNFMQRLNIAIDVASALDYLHNHCETSIVHCDLKPSNVLLDEDMVARVGDFGLARFLMEASNDPSLNQTMSSQLKGSVGYIPLEYGMGGQVSILGDVYSYEILLLEMFTRKTPINDLFIEGLSIYKFAAMALHDHVMDVVDPSLLLNLEADGGVNDDRYESTVLPRRNNHGVVKAKKVKECLLAVM; this is translated from the exons ATGCACATAAACAGTTTTGAGGGAGGTATACCTCCAAGTCTTGGAAACTGCCAGAACCTGTTAGTACTTACACTTTATAATAACAATCTAACGGGCAACATACCTCAAAAGCTTATGGAGCTTTCAACCCTTTCAATTGGTTTAGACCTGTCTGACAATTATTTGACTGGTTCACTGCCAAGTAAAGTGGGTGATCTGGTGCATCTCACACTGCTAAATGTATCAAACAACAAGTTATCAGGTGAAATCCCCAGCACCCTCAGCAGTTGTACTAGTTTGGAAGGCCTCTTCTTAGACGATAACAAATTTGAAGGAACAATTCCTCAGTCTCTTAAAGATTTAAAGGGCTTGGAAGAACTTGACATTTCAAGCAACAACTTATCCGAGCAGATTCCTGAAGTCATAGGCAAACTTGGAGCACTTAAGTATCTCAATCTTTGGTATAATGATTTTGAAGGTGAGTTGCCTAAAGCAGGAATTTTTTCAAATGTCAAAGGTGCCTCAGTTCTTGGAAATCATAGGCTCTGTGGTGGCATCCCACAATTACATCTACCTACATGCCCCAAAAATAAACACCATTCATCTCGAGGACTACTTTCCCCAAAAGTGGTCATCCCTATATCTTGTGCACTTGCATTCATAATTGCTCTATCATGCTTCTTTGGTGCTCGTTCAATGCTGAAAAAATCAAGAGGTGGACTTGTAACTTCACGTTCTTATAAGGATTGGAAATTAGGTGTTTCGTACTCACAACTTGTTGAATCGACTAACGGTTTCTCTGTAGATAATTTGATTGGTTCAGGAAGTTTTAGTTCTGTTTATAAAGGGGTAATTCCTAGCGATGGAACGGTAGTTGCTGTTAAGGTATTAAACCTTCAACAACAAGGAGCGTCCAAGAGTTTCAATGATGAATGCAAAGCTTTAAGAAGTGTCAGGCATCGAAATCTTGTCAAGATCATAACTGCATGCTCAAGCATTGATAATCATGGTACAGACTTCAAAAGTCTAGTCTTCGAGTTCATGCCAAATGGAAATCTTGACTCATGGTTGCATCCTAGAGATGAGGAGCAATCTCCAAGTAAGAGATTGAATTTTATGCAAAGATTGAACATAGCCATTGATGTTGCTTCTGCGTTAGACTATCTCCACAACCATTGTGAAACGTCCATTGTTCATTGTGATCTAAAGCCGAGCAATGTCCTTCTTGATGAAGACATGGTAGCCCGTGTTGGGGACTTTGGTTTAGCAAGGTTCCTCATGGAAGCATCAAATGATCCATCCCTCAATCAAACAATGTCATCGCAACTAAAGGGTTCTGTAGGTTACATTCCTCTAG AGTACGGCATGGGAGGCCAAGTTTCCATACTGGGAGATGTTTACAGCTACGAGATACTCTTGCTAGAAATGTTCACAAGAAAAACACCTATTAATGACTTGTTCATCGAAGGTCTAAGCATTTACAAATTCGCAGCCATGGCTTTGCATGACCATGTCATGGATGTTGTTGACCCTTCATTGCTCCTCAACCTAGAAGCTGATGGTGGTGTTAACGATGACAGATATGAAAGCACTGTGCTGCCAAGACGTAACAATCACGGAGTGGTGAAAGCAAAAAAGGTAAAGGAATGCTTGTTGGCTGTGATGTAG